A stretch of the Candidatus Denitrolinea symbiosum genome encodes the following:
- a CDS encoding 50S ribosomal protein L24, with protein sequence MKVKIKKGDTVEVISGKLEDKGKRGEVLHMQPVAGRVVVQGVNIRTKHQKQVQTQAGRNIQPGRIKFEAAMDISNVMLVCPKCSQKTRVAIRRDETGAHRVCKQCDAMID encoded by the coding sequence ATGAAAGTTAAGATCAAAAAAGGCGATACCGTCGAGGTGATCAGCGGCAAGCTGGAAGATAAAGGCAAGCGCGGCGAAGTGCTTCACATGCAGCCGGTTGCCGGCCGCGTGGTCGTCCAGGGCGTGAACATTCGCACCAAGCACCAGAAACAGGTGCAGACGCAGGCCGGGCGCAATATCCAGCCGGGTCGCATCAAATTCGAGGCGGCGATGGATATTTCCAACGTCATGCTGGTCTGTCCAAAATGCAGCCAAAAGACCCGCGTCGCGATCCGCCGCGACGAAACCGGCGCGCACCGCGTCTGCAAGCAGTGCGACGCGATGATCGATTAG